CAGAAAAGAAGCGGTGGTTGGGACAAAAATGCGAGCTTGTGGTTGGATTAAACAGAGGGTTAGCGATTAATTATTTGCAATTCGGTTGTGGAAAACAATTTATTAACACTAagaaattttgagtttgatttaCTTTTTTTCAATATCGTTtatatgaagaagaaaaaattatcATTTAGTACTATATATTctagtagtattttttttacttgtaagtaagttattttaagtttgattatcgctaaaggcgaatttgagtcacattattgctatccaattgtgaggctaagctcatctTCTCCTTTTTAGCGTAAGTAAtatattttgataaaaaaaaaagagttggagAGAGTGTTCGTTCTTTGCACATGAAGTTCTAAGTTTGATTTTAGATCCAATAGGCAGCTAAAGCATTTGCTTGTGCACATGAAATGACGCGAATGAGAACCAAGGGACCGTGGAGATAACTTGATAATCACTCAACCAAGAGTAACAAATTCGTTTGAAGTCGCTAATCGTGGATTCAATACGACCAAGTTTCACACTTGATTTTAAGGAGAAAAAAACTCACTCTCTTTTTAGATTGATTATAATTCACTTAATTGACTACCTTAAAGATACATTTGGAGCCCTTTAAATAGGGAGATACGTACTCATTTGATACAAGAGATAATGAAAACTAAGGATAAGgttagagagattaaatttgtaaacaaaatgatttgtcatcaataaaaataagtatgtttatcaatacttaagtaataaaccaattatAAACTTCTATATCttttagtttccaaaatttaATCTATATAACATTACTCTAAAACTAAAGAAAGCAACTTGTAGTTGCAAATTACAATGCAACCTAATTAAAAGAGCTTTAATCATACTCTCACCAGCCATTTATTCTCAGACACTACATCATGAAACGACGCGTTTATAATGCTCTTATTACCCTTAGTCAAGGGTTATCTCCAATCTTCATAGATAGTGGCGTACAATTGGAAGTGGAGTGGAGTTTTCCTTATACCAAATTTATGTAGAAAGAGAACAACAGTTGGGTTGTAGGATGTTCTTCTTCCATGCAAACAGTTGGGTTCGATTTTGCATGTCTAAAATGTACCAATACACACGACGTGATAAACCAATATCTGGATTCCACATTACAATCCGTAATTTAATATTcgaaaacttgaaaattaactagattgattGAGTGCAGTTTCTCTCGTACCAATCCATTCCTTCTCATGTTTTAGCTTTCACGACTCATTATCACCTCTCAGAGTTTCGGTTTCAAGTACACAAACATGTTGACCATTCACAACTCTGGTAAGTGATTACAGGAATACTTTCAATGGGACCTATGAGGACTCACATGTGGTATAAAGTATAGGGGCAATCAAATTGAAACATAAAGATAGTGGAAGTATTTGTAGTATAAATTAAGGtgtattttaaaacatttttgCCGAAAATAGGGGCAACATGGGCAATGGCCATGGCCGGGGTTGTCTATTAAATTTCGAATGTCAACACACAGCATGGTAACATGCTGGCTAACATGGCCCTCCCTCCTCTTCTTCCGTTCTCCATTATTACCAAgcttccaccaccaccaccaccttttCTTTTGTTCACTCCAAAAACAGTCGGCAGAAGGCCACCATAATACAAATGGGCTCGCTTCTCATTGGACTGGCCCAACTTGTTAGAAGCCCGATGGACTCGGTTCATGTGGAGCCCAAATACAAAACTTCCTTCACATCATTTTTCACTAGTGAGTGCTTGAGATTTAACTGATTGTTCCAAATAGTTGTACCAATACAACAACTCGTGGTTTTTAATTTatgtcatctccaaccgaatgatgGTTAGATggttcgttttagccctctggtccTCCAAGAAATCAATATATTAATGAATAGTGCATGACCATATTTCTTTCCATCTCAAACTGAGGGCTAAAGGgtcatagggctcgttttagctctgtcacaaaaaaccatatccaaccgagggtcaaacataatttattatttactacaacaacttaaatttaaaaactactacaacttatatttaaaaactacaacttaaatttaaaaactacattaacttaaatttaaaaactacaacaacttaaatttaatatccacaatcaacatcatcttcaccatctaccattgtaggagtatagtcagagGTAAACAACTGCCGCCGGGTCgtaatatcttttttttcccCATtaaaataggccttactcattggagtgtaattcaaagtgttcctttccatattcttattatccatctcttcttgtatttgtttggcccgTTCTTCATGCCTACGGTTCATTTCTTCCCGGACAATGGCATTTTGCTTCGCCATTAATCGCAATGAGGCCGCCACTTCCTGTTTAGCGGTGTAATCATcatttgccttgcccttttccttcaaCCTTCGGGTCTTGTTTCAtcccatagccctaggtatgGAACCTTCACTAGAAGACGGATTTTCTtcccttgtttgttgaatggtaggagatccatcttcatccatATCTACAGCTGAGGATGCAGTTTCGAACACCGGCATAGGACCTactctatgttgaggtggatcttcaaataacacccaccctttacaaatttcccaacaaccgtgaAACTCAAAGGGTTTCGAGCTGCCTTCCGTATACACTTCCtccgcttggcgtacctagaaaatataattacaaaaattaaaggaaattaatttatgaaattaaatgtaatataattaaatatttaaaataaattatgaaagCACTTACTTCATCGAAGTAATTAgcgccgctttcatgtctacttgcaGCTGATAATAGTGTTTGATGTCATTTGTTTAAACTTGGCTGAAGATGTTTCTtcgatcttgaagaacaactctcaTGGTTTCATATATTCGGTGGAGTGGTGCCTTcgtagaactctaagtattttttggacacacaagtccaaacaccttcacttgtttgagaactcCCCCTCACATTATCTTCCGACACTCATTTATAAGccctgcaaagagcttcatcttctttttgggtccaaaccctacctttcattgcagacgATGCCAtctgaaaattattgaaaaacttgaaggaaatatttttggaagaggtaagaaaatatgagaattaaAATGGTttaggaatggtgaaaattttgtgaggaatggtttaggtatttataggaaaaaatgagaattaaaaaaaaaatttggccgggacaaaaaaaaaattcaaaaagcaaTGGTAACTGACGCCATCTAGTTGTTGGAGATTCAAAAATAGAGCTCTGCCCAGGTCCAACTGGCTGGCTCATTTGGGCCGCCCGATTGGCCCTTTGGCCTTTTTTTGTCtagtggggcccacgagccctttggcttggccttcggttggagaccgttttcgggctattttcagcCATTTGGACCCTTCGGTTTGAGATGACGCGTTTATAAAGCTCTTATTACCTTTAGTCAAGGGTTATCTCCAATCTTTGTAGATAGTGGCGTACAATTGAAGTGGAGTGGAGTTTTCCTTGTACCAAATTTATGTAGAAAGAGAACAACAGTTGGGTTGTAGGATGTTCTTCTTCCATGCAAACAGTTGGGTTCGATTTTGCATGTCTAAAATGTACCAATACACACGAAGTGATAAACCAATATATGGATTCCACATTACAATCCGTAATTTAGTACCcgaaaacttgaaaattagctaGATTGATTGAGTGCAATCTCTCTCATACCAATTCATTCCCTCTCATGTTTTAGCTTTCACAGCTCATTACCACATTTCAAAGTCTCAATTTCAAGTACGCAAACATGTTGACCATTCGCAACTCTGGTAAGTGATTACTGATTGGAATACTTTCACTGGGACTTATGAGGACTCACATGTGGTATAAAGTATATGGGCAATCAAATTGAAATATAAAGATAGTGAAAGTATTTGTAGTATAAATTAAGGtgtattttaaaacatttttgCCTAACAGTTCTGTAggtgtgactctgcttggttaatccgtgttagggggtcactacctacctgattatcttgaccctgcttggttaatctgcattgGGGGTCACTAGTGGTCCTGCTTGATTAATCCACATTGGGGGACCATCCTATAtatggatcgtgcttggttaatccacgttgggcgatccttatggccatgtatgcttaggagtgatcatgcttggttaatcctcattgggtgatcacttccTAACAGTTGTAGAAGTGACTCTGCTTAGTTAATCGGCATTGGGGGggtcactgcctacttggttactttctCAGGGTTGACTTTGCTTGGTTAATTCGCTTTGGGGGGCCACTTcctgtttggttacttatgtaggcttcggccaaTAAGTGTCCGtctagccctagtttttaatgtacATATGAAAGATGGCTTTTGAGAATCTTGTGGTTTGAATTAGAAAAGCCGTTGGATGTTTGGGTGACTCTTTCAGAGTTTTCAGCAACTTGATTAAGATTTCATAAAGCATGATTCTATATTTGATGTTTATAGATTGTGATCGATGATATGTTTTTATTGaatatcacatacttgtattattgtcactcacccgaGCTTCACAACTTATCCGAGTGTTTGATTTGCCCAGTGTGCCATCTCCATGATGTAGGCATTGATTATACATATCACAGGTCTGGGTAGATTACGAGAAACCGCTTGATATTTTGGTcccgttgagtggtctggaacccGATGTTcttggattctgttgagtggtccgaaatcctTGCCTTTActcatttccataaggttaATCTAGAACCCTAGACTCAAGTAAGTGGGAATTACCCACAATAGACCTTGTGAATCTAAATTAGATTTACCATGTTTATTACACATAatccaagtagggaattatatAGAGTTCCTTAATTAAATTCGTAAAATGATATGTTATTGCATTGATTGATTAACGTAGTTAAATGTTaagatcatgcatctttgattcatgaattgattaattgacgggATTGTGGAATGACGTTGGATATGATTGTATTAATATGATTAGACTCATTGATCAATGTGGCTTGAGATTAATATTGTTCTTTAATATGTTACATGCTATGAATTGCGATTTTATGTGGGAAACATGGTGATTTAtgtgatggatgaagtggaaatgTTAAGTGTCATATGAGATTGATATGTAGCCTTGAACCTAGTAATTTCATGCTTGTCAAGTTCTAATAATTGATTGATGAAAGCTATGATATTCTACTTAAAAGTACAGTGATAAAAGTCAAGTGTAGTGTTTGGGAATTACGAATGGTTTGATCTCTGTTTAGGATACATATGCAGTCTAACAAGGAGGTTAAATGTAGCTATAAAGTATACGACAAATTACTAGGCGATTCGATTATCGAGTTATGCTTTGACATATCCCAGAGGCGGGGTAGGTTAGAGATGTgggtatttggtgacgtcacgtgtcgattctGAATGAATGTCGggatcgggatgtgacaattggaGTGCAGATGTGCAGTGAAATTTTTGGCGACTAATGTAGTATCTAGTCGAAGAGTTTTCAAAATGTTAGGCGGAGATTCAGGGAGAACATAGTCCTGCAGAGAACTTATCTCCGGCTGCATATAAATTCTCGCAAGTGGCGGGTGAGGGAAGACATCAATCTCTTCAACTCCCTTTGCATGTCATAAATCATCAATTAAGATAAGAAAAACAATATAGGGAGAATATatatttacaaaataatttactCTGAATCAATAGCTTTCTTGGGCAATactaatttagggtttaggtctgTCTCTCATAGCTTGGGGAGGAAGTTAATTCAATACCATATTCATGAGTACTTTTGTCTTGGGTTGCTTGACCATTGGGATTCAGATCGCCACCATGCACGGAAGAATTAGGAGTTCCCACCAGCACTTGATGAACAATGTGCGGTCCAGCGGGGTCGGAAAAGCTTGATGATGACCTTGGGGGACAGCTGCTGTTTGGTGAAGATTCAGCCGCAGCTATACCATAATCACTATCTTGCAGCGTGCTCTTCTTAGAAGTATCAGAAGTGAGGTCTTTTCCGTAATAATATACTCTTAATATTTCATGAATTCTTGTCCGAAATGAGGCTTCGGAATCTGCGCGTGTCAAGATGTGGCTATGCTCATAGAGGAACATAGCCGTAAATATGAGGATAGCTAGTGATGAAGCAACACCAGCAAGGATGAAGAGGCCCCAAAAGCTATCAAGACTAAGAGTGTTGGAACTTTCCACGGGGTTGGAGTTTGAACAGCTTTCGTTTTTCTTGAACCACTTATCTTCGATGGCCTTCATTTTATTACTCTCGTGCACTTTAGTGATTGCTGTTGAAAAATCACGCGTGAGAAGCGAACCTTTCTGAAAGACCTGCAGGTAAGCCAAAGGAAAAAAAGCTCACACCAGAAAACATGTACTAGTTAAAGGAGAGAAGCCCATAAAGAGAAACAAGTGAACTTACAAATGCAAAGCCATCGCCTTTAAATGTTGGCTCGACAATGGTATATTTTGAGCAATAAGTTGAAACAAAAAGTTTCAAGTAGGGCGTTTCATCAAAAGCAGCAGAAATACCTCCGTTTTCATTCCCCTTGTGAAGAAGTTCATCCAATTCTTCTTCATATTTATAGGTCCTAAATTTATCATCCTGAAATCCTAGCTGTTTCAGAATTCCATAAATAAAAGAACCTGTTTTGAAGCCAACATAGTCCCCATTCCTCATGAGATGCTGACAATCAGTAACCACTGGTTTGAGCTGTTGGACTGTTAAAAATGACGTTAAACTAGCTGCATAGCCTTGAGTGAGTATGAGGACAACAAAGCACCAGATGATCACTACAAACCTAGCCAAGTTGCTCACTACTCGCTCCCCtgattaaaaattcaaaagaaaacccATTAACCATTTGTATTTACTTGTTTAAGACTGGATTCACAGAGTACATATCGATttgttctaaaaatattaattaccaGTAAAGTGTAATTAATCATGACAAAACTTACGATGTGCAAAAACCATGGTTGAGAAGGAGAACCACATACTTGTGCCAATTTGGTGATGTGCACGCCCCTGAAAGTCTTTGTTTTTTGGGTGTTCAAGAAACCAGACCACAAAaccaatgaaaataaaaaaggagcCGCTGGTTACCCAAAGGTCCCAACTCAAAGGCTTCAAGAACACCCAGGTGTTTTTCGCAGCATTGTTTCCTGTCATAGGCACGACCATTGATACCCCAGATTCTATATATGGCAATGTAAAGTCAACAAACAAGGATCTATTTGCTCTAATGGTAAAATCTCCGACTGCAGCGTCATAGTTCTGTCAAGTAAAAAGGCCAAAGTTTCAATTGAAAAGTTTTGCTAAATCAAGAATGTAATCTGAAATAAAGAAAGCTTAGAATAGGAGTTTTTACCCTGAGAAATACTTGATAGATCAAATCACTGTAACTACCAGCTTTCTTACCATCAGGCCTTGCAAAGGGATGAAACTCATAAGGAACAGAGTACGGCAATTCTTCTATTACCGCAGTAAAGATATCTATGCAGTATCCAGTGACCTTGGTTGTATtagtgcttggatcatgtttcACACTTACAAATTCGTCAAACCCTTCCTTCACCGGGACTCCAATTCTTAAGATCCCATTCGAACTAATCTGCCAACCCCTTGGAACCGAGGTGGTGTCTCCAGGCCATATAATAGGTCCAAGACTGGCATTAGAAGTAGAGTGTCTGCTTGTATTTTTGTCCGATTTAATGTTTCTTACAAGTCCATTTTTGGGTGTCCAATATCCAATCCCTCTTTGCCCATTATCATTCACATTAACTACCTGAAAAGT
Above is a window of Malus sylvestris chromosome 15, drMalSylv7.2, whole genome shotgun sequence DNA encoding:
- the LOC126603742 gene encoding glutamate receptor 2.7-like is translated as MNSIPSKRDYSNMTKNPTINLVFLHFLFSRIFFIVAQNTTLIPVHVGVVLDLNTWSGKMGMSCIDMALADFYASHAGYNTRLVLHKRDSAEDDVVAATAALDLIKNEKVQAIIGLESSMQASFVIKLGNKAQVPIISFSATSPSLQGSYFFRIAQNDSSQVKAISSVIQAFGWTEAVPISVDNEFGKEVIPYLTTALQAVDVRVPYWSFIPSIATDEEIVAELRKLMSMRTRVFIVHMSPYLGSRFFSKANDIGMMDEGYVWIMTNGLTNCFTSSNPSIDLDNMQGVLGLKTYVPITKELESFRARWQSKFRQDNPTIPRVKLDIFGLWAYDAAWALAMAVEKVGTTNFHFQKMNDSGNSTGSERLEVSQSRTELVRELSGTRFRGLSGDFSLINRQLQSSTFQVVNVNDNGQRGIGYWTPKNGLVRNIKSDKNTSRHSTSNASLGPIIWPGDTTSVPRGWQISSNGILRIGVPVKEGFDEFVSVKHDPSTNTTKVTGYCIDIFTAVIEELPYSVPYEFHPFARPDGKKAGSYSDLIYQVFLRNYDAAVGDFTIRANRSLFVDFTLPYIESGVSMVVPMTGNNAAKNTWVFLKPLSWDLWVTSGSFFIFIGFVVWFLEHPKNKDFQGRAHHQIGTSMWFSFSTMVFAHRERVVSNLARFVVIIWCFVVLILTQGYAASLTSFLTVQQLKPVVTDCQHLMRNGDYVGFKTGSFIYGILKQLGFQDDKFRTYKYEEELDELLHKGNENGGISAAFDETPYLKLFVSTYCSKYTIVEPTFKGDGFAFVFQKGSLLTRDFSTAITKVHESNKMKAIEDKWFKKNESCSNSNPVESSNTLSLDSFWGLFILAGVASSLAILIFTAMFLYEHSHILTRADSEASFRTRIHEILRVYYYGKDLTSDTSKKSTLQDSDYGIAAAESSPNSSCPPRSSSSFSDPAGPHIVHQVLVGTPNSSVHGGDLNPNGQATQDKSTHEYGIELTSSPSYERQT